The DNA sequence CCGCACCGGACGAACAGAGACACGAATCGTGTTTGCATTGGCTGCTCCCTTTCGTTGGCCGATTTTCGGTTACCCAAAACAAAGGAGGCCGCCGCTCTGGACTTCCTGTCCCTCGCGACGGCCTCCAAGTGCCTCGGTCAGCCGGAAATGAGTGCTTGGTCTATGCCCAGAACTTCACGTTGCGCCGAGTTGTCTCGGACAAAACGGGAAGCCCATTCTGAATGCTCAGCCTCTCAATCTCGCCAATCTTCGTTTTCTCTCTCACCGTGCATTACGCTGTAGAACGACTATCGTTTGCCGCTTGTTGCAACAGGTCCAGAAAGTTGACACATTGCGCCAGTATTCTGCGCCTTATGCGGATCTTTGACATGGCGAGGGGCAGCGAAGTTCCAGCGATACGTACCTTTGCTCAAGCACTGGCCGAGCGAAGGATGGTGGACGGCCGGATTCCAGGCACCGGGCGGCGAGGCACGCACAACGATCCACGATTTGATGTCTAATGGGATCGAAGTGAAGGGCTGGCGGAGTTGGTTGCAACTCGGTAACGTCCTGATGCTTTGCGTCACGGCGTGGCTGCTCGTTGACGGCATGCCGAACATCCTGCGTTGGCGGGCCGTGCGGGACGCCCCTCCCTATAGACGCCCGGAAGCCTTCGATTGGGTCGATCCTTCCAAAGGCGTCGGCATCATCAGCTTCTACGCTTACCCCGGGGCGATCTACGAAGGCGACACCACGTCAGTCTGCTACGCTGTCATGAACGCCAAGGCCGTGAAGATCGAGCCGCCTTCCGCCGAGGTGTGGCCGACGTTCAACCGCTGCATCGAAGTGAGCCCGGGACGCAACACTACCTACACGCTCACAGCCGCGGATGCGCATGGCAAGACTGTCACCAAGTCGTTCGAGCTCATCGTGCTGCCGGAGCCCACCCGCGCGCCGCGCATCCACTACTTCCGCGTGCGGGAGTCCAAGGTCGATCGCGGCGACACCGTCCACCTGTTGTGCTTCTCCACCGCCAACGCCGAACTGGTTCAGGTGGATCCGCCAGCCTTTCCCTCCTCCGAAGTGCTGCAGGGCTGCTTCTACGCCGTGCCGAAGCAGCCAGTGACCTATACGCTCACGGCGACTGGAACGTTTGGGCGGAAGGCTGTTCGCAAGTTGACCGTGGCCCCCGATGGCCCGGTTGCGAAATAATGCGGACAGTATGTACCGGCGACAATTCCTGAGTCTCGTGCCCGTGGCCGCGGCGTCTGCCCAAGGCAAGAAGAAGTCGCGCGGCAAGAAGCAGGAGGTTCCTCCTCCGCCTCCTCCGCCGGAAACGCAGGTGAAGGAGTTCTTCCTCGAGATCACACGCGGCTACTTGCGCAATGCAGCCAAAACCTCGCCGAGCATGGCCGCGGTGGAATACCCCAACGCCACGATCACCAAGAATTTCCTGGCGAAATCAGGACTCAGCGTGACCGGTGTCACGCGCATGATGCCGGCCATGGCCGCCTGGGTTGCGGGCGGACGTGAACCTGGTCTGGAGTTGACCGGCGCCCTCATCAGTGCCTTTCGCAATGGCTGCAATCCGCGGCACGCCGACTACTGGCAGGCCGCCGCTCCGAAGCCGTTTGACCAGCGCCAGGTGGAATCGTCGATTGTGGCCTGGACGCTCTGGCTGATGCGCGACCGGATTCTACCGGCCGTGTCAGAAGAGGATCGCCGCAACATCGCCGCCTGGTTGGCCAGTTGTACCCAGCATCCTGTGCGCACCAATAATTGGGCCCTATTCACGGCAGTGAACATCGCCGCCCGCATGCGCCTTTCAGAGAAGTGGCCCGAGTTTCAGGCCGACGAGCAGTTCATGCTCGACGATCTGAAGGTCATCGAGTCGATGGCCACGGGCGACAGCGGTTGGTACAACGACGGCTTGACCGGGACCGCTTACGACTATTACAACTCCTGGGTCTTCGCCAGTCATTTCCTCTACTGGAACGAGCTTGTCGGCTCGCGCTACCCCGAGATCAGCAAACGCTTTAGCGAGCGGCTGTCGCGGTATCTCGAGACGGCTCCGCTGTTTTTTGCCGGTCACGGCGGGCATGTCCTGTACGGACGGTCGCTCATCTACCGCTGGGGCGTCCTGACTCCGCTCGTCCTCGCCTATCAGCAGAAACTGTGGCCCCACTCGCCCGGACTGCTGCGGCGCATCGTGAATCAGAACATCCTCTATCACGCCTCGATTGGTGGTTTTGACGCCGAGGCGGGGAAGCTGCGGGAGACGTATACGCCCGAAGGGTCACCCGCGATCAAGGAGAGCTATATCGACGGGGGCCACCCTTACTGGGGCATGCAGGCGTTCGCGTTCTGGCGGATCCCGGACGCCGACCCCTTCTGGACGGCGCCAGAGGAGCCGCTGCCCGTCGAGAAGAGCGACTACGCCATCGCGCTGCCGGAACCCGGCATGCTCATCACGGGCCGGCGGTCGTCCGGACAGGTGCGCATCTTCAACGCGAAATCGACCCGCGAGGATGTGCACTACCGGGACAAATACAACAAGCTGGCGTACTCGTCTCACTTCTGCTTTGCCGCCAACCACGACAAGACGCACGCGCCGATCGATGATGTCCTGGCGCTGAGGGACACGCGAACCGGCGAGACCGCGATTCGCGGCGAGATTACATCGTCCAATATCGACGCCGAGAAGATTGAGATGGACTACTCCATCCGCCTCGGAGCGGTGACGGCGCAGGTCCATACGGAGATCCCGTTTCTAGGCGAGTTCGAATCCCGGCTTCACAACGTGACGTTCTCGGGCGGGCCGCTGGAGGGCATCGAATTGGTGGAGGGCGGGTCCGCCTATTCGACTCTGCCGGTGTACAAGGAGGCGCACCTGAAGACCTGGAGTCTCAAAGGCTGGAAGAAGTCGGGCAGGGAGGACGCCACCGGCAGTGTGCTCTTCGCGCAGCATCAGGTGCAGACGCTGACGGCGCCCGCGGAGCCGAAACTGTTTCTGGCCTCGATGCGCTATCAGAGTCCCAAGGCTCTGCCCAAGGACAAGATCGACGGCGAAGCCTCGCAACTGCTGTCCAGGCTCAGGCTCTGATCCTCGTAGTGGGCGACAACCTGTTCGCCTGAGTCGAGGTTGGTGAGTGCCACGTCCACGGGTTCGCCGGGGCCGCCTCCGAAGAGCTCGCCCTTGATGGTTTCCGGCATCTCCGGGAACTGAGCCACCACATGGCACTCCTGTACGCTCAGACGGACACCGAAGGCGGGCAGGGAACTCTCCTCCCCGTAGGCGTTCACCGTCAGCGTGGTCTGTAGCCTGTTGCCTCCCGCGTCCACGATCTCGATAGGGATTTCGTAGATGCCCGAGACGAGCACCGTCCCGCGCAGCACGCCAGCCTGGGTCAGTGTCAGACCCAAAGGAAGGTAGCCGTGTGGCGCGAGACGGAACTCGAAAGGCGCCGCCCCCTCGGTGACCGCCGCCTGCCATTCCATCGCTTGGCCTACCGGCGCAACAATGTATGCCTGCTGCAAGCGTAATGGCGAAACGGTCAATTCCACCCATCGCTCCGCTGTCTGCCCCTCGGCATCAGTGGCCTGAACCCTGACTGACCACTGCCCTGCCTCGGCCGGCGCGCCATAGAAGCCGGGAACGGACGCCGATCCCAACATAACCGTCGAAAGATCTACGAAATACACCCCGGGCGGCAATGCTCCTTCCAATACGGCCCACTGGTAAGGTGCGGTTCCGCCCTCGGCCTTCAACGCCATGGACCACGGCCGGCCCACCGAGGGCTGGTTCCAGTCCGGAGAGCCTGTCGTCAACGCCAACGCAAGTAGCAAGATGTGCATTCCGTCTGCCTCAAGAGGCAGATCGGACAACATCGGCGGGGCTTGAGGAATTTTCCGGCTCGACGATCAGGCGCGAGCCGCGCTGTTCCGTGAAGTACGACCACACCCATTGCAGAAACACGCTCACGCGCAGGTTGGGCAAAGCCAGGAAGAGAACGTGGATCAGCGACCAG is a window from the uncultured Paludibaculum sp. genome containing:
- a CDS encoding Ig domain-containing protein; its protein translation is MHILLLALALTTGSPDWNQPSVGRPWSMALKAEGGTAPYQWAVLEGALPPGVYFVDLSTVMLGSASVPGFYGAPAEAGQWSVRVQATDAEGQTAERWVELTVSPLRLQQAYIVAPVGQAMEWQAAVTEGAAPFEFRLAPHGYLPLGLTLTQAGVLRGTVLVSGIYEIPIEIVDAGGNRLQTTLTVNAYGEESSLPAFGVRLSVQECHVVAQFPEMPETIKGELFGGGPGEPVDVALTNLDSGEQVVAHYEDQSLSLDSSCEASPSILSLGRALGL
- a CDS encoding DUF2264 domain-containing protein, translated to MYRRQFLSLVPVAAASAQGKKKSRGKKQEVPPPPPPPETQVKEFFLEITRGYLRNAAKTSPSMAAVEYPNATITKNFLAKSGLSVTGVTRMMPAMAAWVAGGREPGLELTGALISAFRNGCNPRHADYWQAAAPKPFDQRQVESSIVAWTLWLMRDRILPAVSEEDRRNIAAWLASCTQHPVRTNNWALFTAVNIAARMRLSEKWPEFQADEQFMLDDLKVIESMATGDSGWYNDGLTGTAYDYYNSWVFASHFLYWNELVGSRYPEISKRFSERLSRYLETAPLFFAGHGGHVLYGRSLIYRWGVLTPLVLAYQQKLWPHSPGLLRRIVNQNILYHASIGGFDAEAGKLRETYTPEGSPAIKESYIDGGHPYWGMQAFAFWRIPDADPFWTAPEEPLPVEKSDYAIALPEPGMLITGRRSSGQVRIFNAKSTREDVHYRDKYNKLAYSSHFCFAANHDKTHAPIDDVLALRDTRTGETAIRGEITSSNIDAEKIEMDYSIRLGAVTAQVHTEIPFLGEFESRLHNVTFSGGPLEGIELVEGGSAYSTLPVYKEAHLKTWSLKGWKKSGREDATGSVLFAQHQVQTLTAPAEPKLFLASMRYQSPKALPKDKIDGEASQLLSRLRL